A genomic window from Lotus japonicus ecotype B-129 chromosome 1, LjGifu_v1.2 includes:
- the LOC130730151 gene encoding xylan glycosyltransferase MUCI21: MVHYHRYHQLRKFAAIDEESQHHVLDCSSYKRTRPKLLSFLLLITFLSCCYVLAPSFTFSLLFSDSPGAQSYGNSDGVDVNASACSSVPTGTICCDRSGYRSDVCVMKGDVRTHSASSSIFLYNVSRTIEGREGEEDEVLQHEKIRPYTRKWETSVMDTIDELSLISKKVKLGSAHTCDVQHDVPAVFFSNGGYTGNVYHEFNDGIIPLYITSQRFNKKVVFVILEYHDWWMMKYGDILSRLSDFPAIDFRGDNRTHCFPEAVVGLKIHDELTVDSKLMEGNKSIVDFRNLMDKAYWPRIKGLIQDEEREAQGKLREQISSSPLSETPLIKQEVQENPKKKPKLVIVSRSGSRAITNENLLVKMAEEIGFFVEVLKPAKTTELAKIYRVLNGSDVMIGVHGAAMTHFMFLKSGSVFIQVVPLGTNWAAETYYGEPARKLGLKYIGYEIHPRESSLYEKYDKNDPILRDPASINEKGWEYTKKIYLDSQNVKLDLRRFRKRLLRSYEYTVSKSNLRLQHQPQ; this comes from the exons ATGGTTCACTACCACCGCTACCATCAACTCAGAAAGTTTGCTGCTATTGATGAAGAGTCACAGCACCATGTGTTGGATTGTTCAAGCTACAAGAGAACAAGGCCAAAGCTGTTGTCATTCTTGCTCCTCATCACCTTTCTCTCATGCTGCTATGTCTTGGCACCTTCTTTcactttttctctcttgt TTTCAGACTCTCCTGGTGCTCAAAGTTATGGGAACTCAGATGGGGTTGATGTAAATGCTTCTGCCTGCTCTTCAGTTCCCACTG GAACTATATGCTGTGATAGGAGTGGTTATCGTTCTGATGTCTGTGTGATGAAAGGTGATGTGAGAACACACTCTGCTTCATCTTCAATCTTCCTCTACAATGTTTCAAGGACTATTGAAGGTAGAGAAGGTGAAGAGGATGAGGTACTCCAACATGAAAAGATAAGGCCCTATACTCGAAAGTGGGAGACGAGTGTCATGGACACCATTGATGAACTAAGCCTCATCTCAAAGAAAGTGAAGTTGGGTAGTGCTCATACTTGTGATGTTCAGCATGATGTTCCAGCAGTGTTCTTCTCCAATGGGGGCTACACCGGCAATGTTTACCATGAATTCAATGATGGAATCATTCCATTGTACATCACCTCGCAGCGTTTCAACAAGAAGGTTGTGTTTGTGATTCTTGAGTATCACGATTGGTGGATGATGAAGTATGGTGACATCCTTTCTCGTCTATCAGATTTTCCAGCAATTGATTTCAGAGGAGATAACAGGACTCACTGCTTCCCGGAAGCCGTTGTTGGCCTCAAAATCCACGACGAGCTAACTGTGGATTCAAAATTGATGGAGGGTAACAAGAGCATTGTTGATTTCAGAAACCTTATGGACAAAGCGTATTGGCCTCGGATTAAGGGTCTCATTCAGGATGAGGAGAGGGAAGCACAAGGTAAATTGAGAGAACAAATATCTTCATCTCCATTATCTGAAACCCCTCTAATTAAGCAAGAAGTGCAAGAAAATCCAAAGAAGAAGCCTAAATTGGTTATTGTCTCTAGAAGTGGATCAAGGGCTATAACTAATGAGAATTTGCTGGTGAAGATGGCTGAGGAAATTGGTTTTTTTGTGGAGGTTTTAAAACCTGCTAAAACAACAGAATTGGCAAAGATTTATAGGGTGCTCAATGGAAGTGATGTGATGATTGGGGTTCATGGAGCTGCTATGACACATTTCATGTTCTTGAAATCTGGTTCTGTGTTCATTCAAGTGGTTCCTCTTGGCACCAATTGGGCTGCAGAAACTTACTATGGTGAGCCTGCAAGGAAGCTTGGTTTGAAGTACATTGGCTATGAGATTCATCCTAGAGAGAGCTCTTTGTATGagaaatatgataaaaatgacCCTATTCTAAGAGACCCTGCAAGCATTAACGAGAAGGGGTGGGAATACACTAAGAAGATCTACCTTGACAGCCAAAATGTTAAGTTAGACCTCAGAAGATTCAGAAAAAGGTTGCTTAGATCTTATGAGTACACTGTCTCCAAATCAAATCTGAGGCTTCAACACCAACCACAGTGA
- the LOC130730152 gene encoding kinesin-like protein KIN-14L isoform X2: MIMGDRLRNGVHDFNMASRKAEEAAWRRYEATQWLESQVGPLGISNQPTERELISCLRNGLVLCKAINKIHQGAVPKVVDIPVASQTFGWDSQPLPAYQYFENVRNFLVAAEELKLPAFEASDLERESVEMGSAGKVVDCILSLKLYQELKQNQNGCNKHLRSPLLMHSASRMHSKATAAVASDACRRLDLSATTEKTPVESNLPKREEIVESLVKLLVDRMLEAKENIGGNMIASLRNEDLDPLKLLNQIMISCGEQPTSKFPENLITERNGVSPQSMSIPPESDTLCAPESSKCARACPGKCTCNQKHLLDMQEKELMDLKALKLKIKNEFEEMQLQVQRFFYDIGSQVQEMSTKALGYHKVVEENRKLYNLVQDLKGNIRVYCRIRPASRAETKNIIDFIGEDGSLFILDPSKTLKDGRKLFQFNRVFGPTAGQGEVFKDTQPLIRSVMDGFNVCIFAYGQTGSGKTYTMSGPSGGTYKDMGINYLALNDLFQMSNERKDIIAYDIFVQMVEIYNEQVRDLLGEDKTDNKLEIRSCNDDGMSLPDATLRPVKSTNDVITLMRLGEVNRAVSSTALNNRSSRSHSVLTVHVHGKDTSGSSIRSCLHLVDLAGSERVDKSEVTGERLKEAQFINKSLSCLGDVITALAQKNSHIPYRNSKLTLLLQDSLGGHAKTLMFAHVSPEADSFGETMSTLKFAQRVSTVELGAARLNKETSEVMQLKEQVESLKIALANKENSKALLSRVNTPLERPMLGSEKTPLRPRRLSIENGSTAIKTVKPEDKSGAKSPSYIPRSRRLSLEGSRTTKILQPKVESADVRKTLQYEPVSQHKYHPQQDPEVVTKLNGQLSNGNVKAPRSPTSITYQKRLIKLDSGVQIHPLKLPQTPEVPVLDENNAHRAVPSELGCCTDSQPTKVNGSTNGKGSQIRRSLRTIGKLINGPDKRNQQIMVEVKAPIKGTFHANPIKSPLPASEKKIRRQSLTGIPGPNSRRSSLGGKPVPVAYDQDRIARTPPPDTKNAKRWL; the protein is encoded by the exons ATGATCATGGGAGATCGCTTGCGAAATGGGGTTCATGATTTCAACATGGCTTCGAGAAAAgctgaagaagcag CTTGGAGACGGTATGAGGCAACTCAGTGGCTAGAAAGTCAAGTGGGTCCTCTCGGCATATCGAACCAGCCTACGGAGAGAGAGctcatttcttgcttgagaaaTGGTCTTGTTCTTTGCAAAGCCATTAACAAGATTCATCAAGGAGCAGTGCCTAAG GTTGTTGATATTCCAGTAGCTTCACAAACATTTGGCTGGGACTCCCAGCCTTTGCCTGCCTATCAGTATTTTGAAAATGTTCGCAACTTCCTTGTTGCGGCCGAAGAATTAAAGCTTCCAGCTTTCGAAGCTTCTGATCTCGAAAGG GAGAGTGTGGAGATGGGATCGGCAGGGAAAGTTGTCGATTGCATTCTATCGCTTAAATTGTATCAAGAGTTGAAGCAGAATCAGAATGGATGCAACAAACACTTAAGATCTCCTTTACTTATGCACTCAGCCAGCAGAATGCATTCAAAGGCCACAGCTGCAGTCGCCTCCGATGCATGTAGGCGCTTGGATTTGTCTGCCACAACAGAAAAAACTCCTGTTGAGAGTAATCTTCCAAAACGAGAAG AAATTGTGGAATCACTTGTCAAGCTACTTGTTGACCGTATGCTTGAGGCCAAAGAAAACATTGGTGGAAACATGATTGCTTCTCTTCGTAATGAAGACCTG GATCCACTAAAGCTATTAAATCAGATCATGATCAGTTGTGGGGAACAGCCAACTTCAAAGTTCCCTGAG AACTTGATAACGGAAAGGAATGGCGTATCACCTCAATCCATGTCCATACCCCCAGAATCAGATACTTTGTGTGCACCTGAAAGTTCCAAG TGTGCCAGAGCTTGCCCCGGGAAGTGCACATGCAATCAGAAGCATCTCTTAGACATGCAGGAAAAAGAACTTATG GATCTGAAGGCTTTGAAGTTGAAAATTAAGAATGAGTTTGAGGAGATGCAGCTTCAGGTTCAGAGATTTTTTTATGATATTG GAAGTCAAGTACAGGAGATGTCAACCAAAGCTCTTGGATATCACAAAGTAGTAGAAGAAAATAGGAAGCTATACAACTTGGTCCAAGATTTGAAAG GTAATATTCGAGTTTATTGCAGAATCAGACCGGCATCCCGAGCTGAAACCAAGAATATTATTGATTTCATTGGGGAAGATGGTTCTCTATTTATTCTAGATCCATCAAAAACATTAAAAGATGGAAGGAAACTTTTTCAGTTTAATCGGGTTTTTGGTCCAACTGCTGGCCAAG GTGAGGTCTTTAAGGACACTCAACCATTGATTCGATCCGTGATGGATGGATTTAATGTGTGCATTTTTGCTTATGGTCAAACTGGATCTGGGAAGACTTACACCATG AGTGGTCCTTCCGGTGGAACATATAAGGATATGGGAATCAATTATCTGGCTCTTAATGATCTGTTTCAAATGTCTAATGAAAGGAAGGACATTATAGCATATGACATTTTTGTTCAAATGGTTGAGATTTACAATGAACAAGTAAGAGACCTACTTGGGGAGGACAAAACCGACAACAAATTAGAGATCCGCAGCTGCAATGATGATGGGATGAGCCTTCCTGATGCAACTTTGCGTCCGGTGAAGTCTACAAATGATGTCATCACCCTCATGAGACTCGGTGAGGTTAACCGTGCTGTCAGTTCTACTGCCCTCAACAACAGGAGTAGTCGCTCGCACAG TGTGCTTACTGTGCATGTTCATGGTAAAGATACATCCGGGAGCTCCATTCGGAGCTGTCTGCACCTGGTAGACCTTGCTGGAAGTGAAAGAGTAGACAAGTCTGAAGTTACAGGAGAAAGACTAAAGGAAGCACAGTTCATTAACAAGTCTCTTTCTTGTTTGGGAGATGTGATCACAGCCTTGGCTCAGAAGAACTCTCACATTCCTTACAGGAACAGCAAACTCACCCTTCTTTTGCAGGACTCCTTAG GTGGACATGCTAAAACGTTGATGTTTGCTCACGTGAGTCCGGAAGCCGATTCTTTTGGTGAAACAATGAGTACTCTAAAGTTTGCTCAGCGTGTTTCCACTGTGGAACTAGGGGCTGCACGTTTGAACAAAGAAACCAGTGAGGTTATGCAACTCAAAGAACAG GTTGAGAGCCTTAAGATTGCATTGGCAAATAAGGAAAATTCTAAAGCACTGCTGAGTAGAGTTAACACTCCATTAGAGAGGCCAATGTTGGGGTCTGAGAAAACGCCACTGCGCCCTCGCAGACTCAGCATTGAGAACGGCAGTACCGCCATAAAGACTGTAAAACCTGAGGATAAAAGTGGAGCCAAATCACCTTCCTACATACCTCGTTCAAGAAGATTAAGCTTGGAAGGTTCAAGAACTACCAAGATTCTACAACCAAAGGTAGAATCCGCTGATGTAAGGAAAACTCTGCAGTATGAGCCAGTGTCTCAGCACAAATATCATCCGCAGCAAGATCCAGAAGTGGTGACAAAGCTAAATGGCCAATTAAGCAATGGTAATGTCAAAGCTCCTCGGAGTCCTACAAGCATTACCTATCAGAAAAGGTTGATAAAACTAGATAGTGGGGTCCAAATTCATCCTCTTAAACTACCTCAGACACCTGAAGTACCAGTGCTAGATGAAAACAATGCACATAGAGCTGTACCAAGTGAACTTGGATGTTGCACTGATTCACAGCCAACAAAGGTGAACGGTAGCACAAATGGAAAAGGATCCCAAATAAGAAGGTCCCTAAGAACAATTGGGAAACTGATCAATGGCCCAGACAAGAG GAACCAACAAATTATGGTTGAAGTGAAGGCACCCATCAAGGGCACTTTTCATGCAAATCCCATAAAATCACCACTACCAGCTAGTGAGAAGAAAATAAGAAGGCAATCTCTAACAGGGATTCCAGGACCAAACTCAAGGCGATCTTCACTTGGTGGGAAGCCAGTACCAGTAGCAT ATGACCAGGACAGAATTGCTAGAACGCCTCCTCCAGACACCAAGAATGCAAAACGGTGGCTATAA
- the LOC130730152 gene encoding kinesin-like protein KIN-14L isoform X3, translated as MIMGDRLRNGVHDFNMASRKAEEAAWRRYEATQWLESQVGPLGISNQPTERELISCLRNGLVLCKAINKIHQGAVPKVVDIPVASQTFGWDSQPLPAYQYFENVRNFLVAAEELKLPAFEASDLERESVEMGSAGKVVDCILSLKLYQELKQNQNGCNKHLRSPLLMHSASRMHSKATAAVASDACRRLDLSATTEKTPVESNLPKREAEIVESLVKLLVDRMLEAKENIGGNMIASLRNEDLDPLKLLNQIMISCGEQPTSKFPECARACPGKCTCNQKHLLDMQEKELMDLKALKLKIKNEFEEMQLQVQRFFYDIGSQVQEMSTKALGYHKVVEENRKLYNLVQDLKGNIRVYCRIRPASRAETKNIIDFIGEDGSLFILDPSKTLKDGRKLFQFNRVFGPTAGQGEVFKDTQPLIRSVMDGFNVCIFAYGQTGSGKTYTMSGPSGGTYKDMGINYLALNDLFQMSNERKDIIAYDIFVQMVEIYNEQVRDLLGEDKTDNKLEIRSCNDDGMSLPDATLRPVKSTNDVITLMRLGEVNRAVSSTALNNRSSRSHSVLTVHVHGKDTSGSSIRSCLHLVDLAGSERVDKSEVTGERLKEAQFINKSLSCLGDVITALAQKNSHIPYRNSKLTLLLQDSLGGHAKTLMFAHVSPEADSFGETMSTLKFAQRVSTVELGAARLNKETSEVMQLKEQVESLKIALANKENSKALLSRVNTPLERPMLGSEKTPLRPRRLSIENGSTAIKTVKPEDKSGAKSPSYIPRSRRLSLEGSRTTKILQPKVESADVRKTLQYEPVSQHKYHPQQDPEVVTKLNGQLSNGNVKAPRSPTSITYQKRLIKLDSGVQIHPLKLPQTPEVPVLDENNAHRAVPSELGCCTDSQPTKVNGSTNGKGSQIRRSLRTIGKLINGPDKRNQQIMVEVKAPIKGTFHANPIKSPLPASEKKIRRQSLTGIPGPNSRRSSLGGKPVPVAYDQDRIARTPPPDTKNAKRWL; from the exons ATGATCATGGGAGATCGCTTGCGAAATGGGGTTCATGATTTCAACATGGCTTCGAGAAAAgctgaagaagcag CTTGGAGACGGTATGAGGCAACTCAGTGGCTAGAAAGTCAAGTGGGTCCTCTCGGCATATCGAACCAGCCTACGGAGAGAGAGctcatttcttgcttgagaaaTGGTCTTGTTCTTTGCAAAGCCATTAACAAGATTCATCAAGGAGCAGTGCCTAAG GTTGTTGATATTCCAGTAGCTTCACAAACATTTGGCTGGGACTCCCAGCCTTTGCCTGCCTATCAGTATTTTGAAAATGTTCGCAACTTCCTTGTTGCGGCCGAAGAATTAAAGCTTCCAGCTTTCGAAGCTTCTGATCTCGAAAGG GAGAGTGTGGAGATGGGATCGGCAGGGAAAGTTGTCGATTGCATTCTATCGCTTAAATTGTATCAAGAGTTGAAGCAGAATCAGAATGGATGCAACAAACACTTAAGATCTCCTTTACTTATGCACTCAGCCAGCAGAATGCATTCAAAGGCCACAGCTGCAGTCGCCTCCGATGCATGTAGGCGCTTGGATTTGTCTGCCACAACAGAAAAAACTCCTGTTGAGAGTAATCTTCCAAAACGAGAAG CAGAAATTGTGGAATCACTTGTCAAGCTACTTGTTGACCGTATGCTTGAGGCCAAAGAAAACATTGGTGGAAACATGATTGCTTCTCTTCGTAATGAAGACCTG GATCCACTAAAGCTATTAAATCAGATCATGATCAGTTGTGGGGAACAGCCAACTTCAAAGTTCCCTGAG TGTGCCAGAGCTTGCCCCGGGAAGTGCACATGCAATCAGAAGCATCTCTTAGACATGCAGGAAAAAGAACTTATG GATCTGAAGGCTTTGAAGTTGAAAATTAAGAATGAGTTTGAGGAGATGCAGCTTCAGGTTCAGAGATTTTTTTATGATATTG GAAGTCAAGTACAGGAGATGTCAACCAAAGCTCTTGGATATCACAAAGTAGTAGAAGAAAATAGGAAGCTATACAACTTGGTCCAAGATTTGAAAG GTAATATTCGAGTTTATTGCAGAATCAGACCGGCATCCCGAGCTGAAACCAAGAATATTATTGATTTCATTGGGGAAGATGGTTCTCTATTTATTCTAGATCCATCAAAAACATTAAAAGATGGAAGGAAACTTTTTCAGTTTAATCGGGTTTTTGGTCCAACTGCTGGCCAAG GTGAGGTCTTTAAGGACACTCAACCATTGATTCGATCCGTGATGGATGGATTTAATGTGTGCATTTTTGCTTATGGTCAAACTGGATCTGGGAAGACTTACACCATG AGTGGTCCTTCCGGTGGAACATATAAGGATATGGGAATCAATTATCTGGCTCTTAATGATCTGTTTCAAATGTCTAATGAAAGGAAGGACATTATAGCATATGACATTTTTGTTCAAATGGTTGAGATTTACAATGAACAAGTAAGAGACCTACTTGGGGAGGACAAAACCGACAACAAATTAGAGATCCGCAGCTGCAATGATGATGGGATGAGCCTTCCTGATGCAACTTTGCGTCCGGTGAAGTCTACAAATGATGTCATCACCCTCATGAGACTCGGTGAGGTTAACCGTGCTGTCAGTTCTACTGCCCTCAACAACAGGAGTAGTCGCTCGCACAG TGTGCTTACTGTGCATGTTCATGGTAAAGATACATCCGGGAGCTCCATTCGGAGCTGTCTGCACCTGGTAGACCTTGCTGGAAGTGAAAGAGTAGACAAGTCTGAAGTTACAGGAGAAAGACTAAAGGAAGCACAGTTCATTAACAAGTCTCTTTCTTGTTTGGGAGATGTGATCACAGCCTTGGCTCAGAAGAACTCTCACATTCCTTACAGGAACAGCAAACTCACCCTTCTTTTGCAGGACTCCTTAG GTGGACATGCTAAAACGTTGATGTTTGCTCACGTGAGTCCGGAAGCCGATTCTTTTGGTGAAACAATGAGTACTCTAAAGTTTGCTCAGCGTGTTTCCACTGTGGAACTAGGGGCTGCACGTTTGAACAAAGAAACCAGTGAGGTTATGCAACTCAAAGAACAG GTTGAGAGCCTTAAGATTGCATTGGCAAATAAGGAAAATTCTAAAGCACTGCTGAGTAGAGTTAACACTCCATTAGAGAGGCCAATGTTGGGGTCTGAGAAAACGCCACTGCGCCCTCGCAGACTCAGCATTGAGAACGGCAGTACCGCCATAAAGACTGTAAAACCTGAGGATAAAAGTGGAGCCAAATCACCTTCCTACATACCTCGTTCAAGAAGATTAAGCTTGGAAGGTTCAAGAACTACCAAGATTCTACAACCAAAGGTAGAATCCGCTGATGTAAGGAAAACTCTGCAGTATGAGCCAGTGTCTCAGCACAAATATCATCCGCAGCAAGATCCAGAAGTGGTGACAAAGCTAAATGGCCAATTAAGCAATGGTAATGTCAAAGCTCCTCGGAGTCCTACAAGCATTACCTATCAGAAAAGGTTGATAAAACTAGATAGTGGGGTCCAAATTCATCCTCTTAAACTACCTCAGACACCTGAAGTACCAGTGCTAGATGAAAACAATGCACATAGAGCTGTACCAAGTGAACTTGGATGTTGCACTGATTCACAGCCAACAAAGGTGAACGGTAGCACAAATGGAAAAGGATCCCAAATAAGAAGGTCCCTAAGAACAATTGGGAAACTGATCAATGGCCCAGACAAGAG GAACCAACAAATTATGGTTGAAGTGAAGGCACCCATCAAGGGCACTTTTCATGCAAATCCCATAAAATCACCACTACCAGCTAGTGAGAAGAAAATAAGAAGGCAATCTCTAACAGGGATTCCAGGACCAAACTCAAGGCGATCTTCACTTGGTGGGAAGCCAGTACCAGTAGCAT ATGACCAGGACAGAATTGCTAGAACGCCTCCTCCAGACACCAAGAATGCAAAACGGTGGCTATAA
- the LOC130730152 gene encoding kinesin-like protein KIN-14L isoform X1 yields MIMGDRLRNGVHDFNMASRKAEEAAWRRYEATQWLESQVGPLGISNQPTERELISCLRNGLVLCKAINKIHQGAVPKVVDIPVASQTFGWDSQPLPAYQYFENVRNFLVAAEELKLPAFEASDLERESVEMGSAGKVVDCILSLKLYQELKQNQNGCNKHLRSPLLMHSASRMHSKATAAVASDACRRLDLSATTEKTPVESNLPKREAEIVESLVKLLVDRMLEAKENIGGNMIASLRNEDLDPLKLLNQIMISCGEQPTSKFPENLITERNGVSPQSMSIPPESDTLCAPESSKCARACPGKCTCNQKHLLDMQEKELMDLKALKLKIKNEFEEMQLQVQRFFYDIGSQVQEMSTKALGYHKVVEENRKLYNLVQDLKGNIRVYCRIRPASRAETKNIIDFIGEDGSLFILDPSKTLKDGRKLFQFNRVFGPTAGQGEVFKDTQPLIRSVMDGFNVCIFAYGQTGSGKTYTMSGPSGGTYKDMGINYLALNDLFQMSNERKDIIAYDIFVQMVEIYNEQVRDLLGEDKTDNKLEIRSCNDDGMSLPDATLRPVKSTNDVITLMRLGEVNRAVSSTALNNRSSRSHSVLTVHVHGKDTSGSSIRSCLHLVDLAGSERVDKSEVTGERLKEAQFINKSLSCLGDVITALAQKNSHIPYRNSKLTLLLQDSLGGHAKTLMFAHVSPEADSFGETMSTLKFAQRVSTVELGAARLNKETSEVMQLKEQVESLKIALANKENSKALLSRVNTPLERPMLGSEKTPLRPRRLSIENGSTAIKTVKPEDKSGAKSPSYIPRSRRLSLEGSRTTKILQPKVESADVRKTLQYEPVSQHKYHPQQDPEVVTKLNGQLSNGNVKAPRSPTSITYQKRLIKLDSGVQIHPLKLPQTPEVPVLDENNAHRAVPSELGCCTDSQPTKVNGSTNGKGSQIRRSLRTIGKLINGPDKRNQQIMVEVKAPIKGTFHANPIKSPLPASEKKIRRQSLTGIPGPNSRRSSLGGKPVPVAYDQDRIARTPPPDTKNAKRWL; encoded by the exons ATGATCATGGGAGATCGCTTGCGAAATGGGGTTCATGATTTCAACATGGCTTCGAGAAAAgctgaagaagcag CTTGGAGACGGTATGAGGCAACTCAGTGGCTAGAAAGTCAAGTGGGTCCTCTCGGCATATCGAACCAGCCTACGGAGAGAGAGctcatttcttgcttgagaaaTGGTCTTGTTCTTTGCAAAGCCATTAACAAGATTCATCAAGGAGCAGTGCCTAAG GTTGTTGATATTCCAGTAGCTTCACAAACATTTGGCTGGGACTCCCAGCCTTTGCCTGCCTATCAGTATTTTGAAAATGTTCGCAACTTCCTTGTTGCGGCCGAAGAATTAAAGCTTCCAGCTTTCGAAGCTTCTGATCTCGAAAGG GAGAGTGTGGAGATGGGATCGGCAGGGAAAGTTGTCGATTGCATTCTATCGCTTAAATTGTATCAAGAGTTGAAGCAGAATCAGAATGGATGCAACAAACACTTAAGATCTCCTTTACTTATGCACTCAGCCAGCAGAATGCATTCAAAGGCCACAGCTGCAGTCGCCTCCGATGCATGTAGGCGCTTGGATTTGTCTGCCACAACAGAAAAAACTCCTGTTGAGAGTAATCTTCCAAAACGAGAAG CAGAAATTGTGGAATCACTTGTCAAGCTACTTGTTGACCGTATGCTTGAGGCCAAAGAAAACATTGGTGGAAACATGATTGCTTCTCTTCGTAATGAAGACCTG GATCCACTAAAGCTATTAAATCAGATCATGATCAGTTGTGGGGAACAGCCAACTTCAAAGTTCCCTGAG AACTTGATAACGGAAAGGAATGGCGTATCACCTCAATCCATGTCCATACCCCCAGAATCAGATACTTTGTGTGCACCTGAAAGTTCCAAG TGTGCCAGAGCTTGCCCCGGGAAGTGCACATGCAATCAGAAGCATCTCTTAGACATGCAGGAAAAAGAACTTATG GATCTGAAGGCTTTGAAGTTGAAAATTAAGAATGAGTTTGAGGAGATGCAGCTTCAGGTTCAGAGATTTTTTTATGATATTG GAAGTCAAGTACAGGAGATGTCAACCAAAGCTCTTGGATATCACAAAGTAGTAGAAGAAAATAGGAAGCTATACAACTTGGTCCAAGATTTGAAAG GTAATATTCGAGTTTATTGCAGAATCAGACCGGCATCCCGAGCTGAAACCAAGAATATTATTGATTTCATTGGGGAAGATGGTTCTCTATTTATTCTAGATCCATCAAAAACATTAAAAGATGGAAGGAAACTTTTTCAGTTTAATCGGGTTTTTGGTCCAACTGCTGGCCAAG GTGAGGTCTTTAAGGACACTCAACCATTGATTCGATCCGTGATGGATGGATTTAATGTGTGCATTTTTGCTTATGGTCAAACTGGATCTGGGAAGACTTACACCATG AGTGGTCCTTCCGGTGGAACATATAAGGATATGGGAATCAATTATCTGGCTCTTAATGATCTGTTTCAAATGTCTAATGAAAGGAAGGACATTATAGCATATGACATTTTTGTTCAAATGGTTGAGATTTACAATGAACAAGTAAGAGACCTACTTGGGGAGGACAAAACCGACAACAAATTAGAGATCCGCAGCTGCAATGATGATGGGATGAGCCTTCCTGATGCAACTTTGCGTCCGGTGAAGTCTACAAATGATGTCATCACCCTCATGAGACTCGGTGAGGTTAACCGTGCTGTCAGTTCTACTGCCCTCAACAACAGGAGTAGTCGCTCGCACAG TGTGCTTACTGTGCATGTTCATGGTAAAGATACATCCGGGAGCTCCATTCGGAGCTGTCTGCACCTGGTAGACCTTGCTGGAAGTGAAAGAGTAGACAAGTCTGAAGTTACAGGAGAAAGACTAAAGGAAGCACAGTTCATTAACAAGTCTCTTTCTTGTTTGGGAGATGTGATCACAGCCTTGGCTCAGAAGAACTCTCACATTCCTTACAGGAACAGCAAACTCACCCTTCTTTTGCAGGACTCCTTAG GTGGACATGCTAAAACGTTGATGTTTGCTCACGTGAGTCCGGAAGCCGATTCTTTTGGTGAAACAATGAGTACTCTAAAGTTTGCTCAGCGTGTTTCCACTGTGGAACTAGGGGCTGCACGTTTGAACAAAGAAACCAGTGAGGTTATGCAACTCAAAGAACAG GTTGAGAGCCTTAAGATTGCATTGGCAAATAAGGAAAATTCTAAAGCACTGCTGAGTAGAGTTAACACTCCATTAGAGAGGCCAATGTTGGGGTCTGAGAAAACGCCACTGCGCCCTCGCAGACTCAGCATTGAGAACGGCAGTACCGCCATAAAGACTGTAAAACCTGAGGATAAAAGTGGAGCCAAATCACCTTCCTACATACCTCGTTCAAGAAGATTAAGCTTGGAAGGTTCAAGAACTACCAAGATTCTACAACCAAAGGTAGAATCCGCTGATGTAAGGAAAACTCTGCAGTATGAGCCAGTGTCTCAGCACAAATATCATCCGCAGCAAGATCCAGAAGTGGTGACAAAGCTAAATGGCCAATTAAGCAATGGTAATGTCAAAGCTCCTCGGAGTCCTACAAGCATTACCTATCAGAAAAGGTTGATAAAACTAGATAGTGGGGTCCAAATTCATCCTCTTAAACTACCTCAGACACCTGAAGTACCAGTGCTAGATGAAAACAATGCACATAGAGCTGTACCAAGTGAACTTGGATGTTGCACTGATTCACAGCCAACAAAGGTGAACGGTAGCACAAATGGAAAAGGATCCCAAATAAGAAGGTCCCTAAGAACAATTGGGAAACTGATCAATGGCCCAGACAAGAG GAACCAACAAATTATGGTTGAAGTGAAGGCACCCATCAAGGGCACTTTTCATGCAAATCCCATAAAATCACCACTACCAGCTAGTGAGAAGAAAATAAGAAGGCAATCTCTAACAGGGATTCCAGGACCAAACTCAAGGCGATCTTCACTTGGTGGGAAGCCAGTACCAGTAGCAT ATGACCAGGACAGAATTGCTAGAACGCCTCCTCCAGACACCAAGAATGCAAAACGGTGGCTATAA